A window from Chromatiaceae bacterium encodes these proteins:
- a CDS encoding deoxyribonuclease II family protein, with protein MDWWFIYKTPEHAGTAANKGFDFLYFDPVSGVLALSPVGLDQDDQALSHTLKGVFNAPDSAGFIVFNDEHVDSRENSSEKGHCKGILAFDRRSDSGLFLLHSTPRFPALGDVTLPTDEAIYGQSFICVTLPDYQTANLIAGQMLCQQNPQILTESSRMPSTLQNDEPLASLFHGTAIDESKQPSTLRIKSRGGLDFLLIAKSRKWGEDFWLDLVSPALNADLVVETWRRGMVTPLHDSRSSDFDEDTLTLCFKLGASSTYEWPYTKDHAKWAVSLKNALSTQPWVCVADLNRMVSQEKRGGGSLCFQEPRLWEALKDAEAKLHTERVQPESTLSR; from the coding sequence GTGGATTGGTGGTTCATCTACAAGACCCCCGAGCACGCCGGAACCGCCGCGAACAAGGGGTTCGATTTCCTGTACTTCGATCCCGTTTCCGGTGTCCTGGCTCTATCCCCCGTCGGATTGGACCAGGACGACCAGGCCTTGAGTCACACCCTGAAAGGGGTCTTCAATGCGCCGGACAGCGCGGGGTTTATCGTCTTCAACGACGAGCACGTCGACAGCCGGGAAAACAGTTCCGAGAAAGGTCATTGCAAAGGCATTCTGGCTTTCGACAGGCGTAGTGACTCCGGGCTCTTCCTGCTCCACTCGACGCCACGGTTTCCCGCTCTCGGCGACGTCACCTTGCCCACAGACGAGGCCATCTACGGTCAGTCCTTCATCTGCGTAACCCTGCCGGACTATCAAACGGCGAATCTGATCGCCGGGCAGATGTTGTGTCAGCAGAACCCGCAGATCCTTACAGAGAGTTCACGCATGCCGTCGACCCTCCAGAACGATGAACCGCTCGCCAGCTTGTTTCACGGCACTGCAATCGACGAGTCGAAGCAACCATCGACGCTTCGCATCAAGTCCAGGGGAGGCCTGGATTTCTTGCTCATCGCCAAGAGCAGAAAGTGGGGCGAGGACTTCTGGCTCGATCTGGTCTCGCCGGCATTGAACGCCGATCTGGTGGTTGAAACCTGGCGGCGTGGCATGGTTACGCCACTGCATGACAGTCGCTCATCGGATTTTGACGAAGATACGCTGACGCTGTGTTTCAAACTGGGCGCTTCGTCGACCTACGAATGGCCCTACACCAAGGATCATGCGAAGTGGGCGGTTTCCCTGAAGAACGCGTTGAGTACCCAACCCTGGGTGTGCGTTGCCGATCTCAATCGCATGGTATCGCAAGAGAAACGCGGCGGCGGCAGCCTGTGTTTTCAGGAACCCCGCCTATGGGAAGCCTTGAAGGATGCCGAAGCAAAGCTGCATACAGAGCGTGTCCAACCGGAATCCACTTTATCGAGATGA
- a CDS encoding gamma-glutamylcyclotransferase yields the protein MFRYFGYGSNMSLTALRAKGVEPLASRRAELYGWRLRFNVQHFFRHEGGVGNIERSEVPGDRVLGVLHECPDDALSPLDAMEALGHGYDRITVDVETDGGRVSALTYVGMPEFIDDRCLPSRRYLNIVVDGARQAGLDTGYLGDLMAQAVHRTDPYPPFVPPSGDHPVFDTAALAQFPAYTSLYGAVFDMSDARPLHEYLKGFFGGRDMTLFHLKRLDTSDGTESMDDILHGRLSEAQRDYLNGYLNEYAREYRYVGRIDYR from the coding sequence GTGTTCCGTTACTTTGGCTACGGCTCGAACATGAGCCTCACTGCACTTCGAGCCAAGGGCGTAGAGCCCTTGGCGTCACGGCGTGCCGAGCTGTACGGGTGGCGTCTGCGTTTCAATGTGCAGCATTTCTTTCGCCACGAGGGCGGAGTCGGCAATATCGAACGTTCCGAGGTTCCCGGTGACCGCGTGCTCGGTGTCCTTCATGAATGTCCCGACGATGCGCTTTCGCCCCTCGATGCGATGGAGGCCCTTGGCCACGGCTATGACCGCATCACCGTCGACGTGGAGACGGACGGCGGGCGGGTGTCTGCGTTGACCTACGTCGGTATGCCTGAATTCATCGACGATCGTTGTCTGCCCAGTCGACGGTACCTCAACATTGTTGTCGACGGTGCGCGTCAGGCGGGTCTCGATACTGGCTACCTAGGCGACCTCATGGCTCAAGCAGTCCATCGGACCGACCCATACCCACCGTTCGTGCCGCCGTCGGGAGACCATCCCGTTTTCGACACCGCCGCTCTGGCGCAGTTTCCGGCGTACACCTCGCTCTACGGCGCGGTTTTCGACATGTCCGATGCGCGCCCCCTGCACGAGTACCTGAAAGGTTTCTTCGGCGGCCGCGACATGACGCTGTTCCATCTCAAGCGGTTGGACACGAGTGACGGCACAGAATCGATGGATGACATCCTGCATGGACGCCTCAGCGAGGCCCAGCGAGACTACCTCAATGGCTATCTCAACGAGTACGCCAGGGAGTATCGCTACGTGGGTCGCATCGACTACAGATAA